From the genome of Vicia villosa cultivar HV-30 ecotype Madison, WI linkage group LG2, Vvil1.0, whole genome shotgun sequence, one region includes:
- the LOC131647160 gene encoding uncharacterized protein LOC131647160, translating to MGSMKKESHKQSKFKHYISTPVRILKKAKDLYVNGLLACSGRLAGSAPVHISVSHLPADTAKENSGERQSLREIFRTAPMNEMRFVTNGERVVPIRNTIGSEMAMQRRQRQRIAAGYKYNRNKMSYQTEVRKMGRIDEDKPCCFEEDESDHSISKGNLVYLYPRSRRINTVVKVPPV from the coding sequence ATGGGAAGCATGAAAAAAGAATCACACAAGCAAAGCAAGTTCAAGCATTACATTTCAACTCCGGTAAGAATTCTAAAGAAGGCAAAGGATTTATACGTTAACGGGCTATTGGCTTGTTCCGGAAGACTTGCTGGCTCTGCACCTGTTCATATTTCAGTTTCACACCTCCCTGCAGACACTGCTAAAGAAAATAGTGGTGAAAGACAGTCTCTAAGGGAGATTTTCAGAACCGCGCCGATGAATGAAATGAGATTTGTAACTAATGGAGAAAGAGTAGTGCCGATAAGAAATACTATAGGGAGTGAAATGGCTATGCAAAGAAGGCAAAGGCAACGGATTGCGGCGGGGTATAAGtataatagaaataaaatgagTTATCAGACTGAGGTGAGAAAGATGGGAAGAATTGATGAAGATAAACCTTGTtgttttgaggaagatgaaagtGATCATTCTATTTCCAAGGGAAATTTAGTGTATTTGTATCCAAGAAGTAGAAGGATCAACACTGTTGTTAAAGTGCCACCAGTTTAA
- the LOC131652631 gene encoding magnesium transporter MRS2-3, whose translation MRPNAAGNGNDDRSGTAGPAIRKKGTGVRPWLVVDVTGDAQVVEAGKHAIMRRTGLPARDLRILDPLLSYPSTVLGRERAIVINLEHIKAIITANEVLLLNSRDPSVTPFVQEIQARILRHHDATTNPQEDSHGGGIKILPFEFVALEACLEAACSVLENEAKTLEQEAHPALDKLTSKISTLNLERVRQIKSRLVAITGRVQKVRDELEHLLDDDEDMAEMYLTEKILQQQMEQTSSEEDIDAHDDDNDIDRAEGVEISLEGGAGYEDEDEDGQNRNAGEHMFGATNQIGRDSRAGTRASTTYSAITNKLDVEELEMLLEAYFVQIDGTLNKLSTLREYVDDTEDYINIMLDDKQNHLLQMGVMLTTATLVVSAFVVVAGVFGMNIHIELFDEKLYGTREFMWTVGGGTAGTIFLYVVAIAWCKYKRLLE comes from the exons ATGCGGCCAAACGCCGCCGGTAACGGCAACGACGACCGATCGGGGACTGCCGGACCGGCGATTCGCAAGAAAGGAACGGGTGTTCGTCCATGGCTGGTTGTCGACGTTACCGGAGACGCACAAGTGGTCGAGGCCGGAAAACACGCCATCATGAGACGAACTGGCCTCCCGGCACGTGACCTTCGAATCCTCGATCCTCTCCTTTCCTATCCTTCCACTGTTCTCGGGCGAGAGAGAGCAATCGTCATCAATTTGGAACACATCAAAGCGATTATCACCGCAAACGAGGTTCTTCTCCTCAATTCAAGAGATCCTTCCGTCACTCCTTTCGTTCAGGAGATTCAAGCGAGGATCCTCCGTCATCACGACGCAACAACTAATCCTCAGGAAGATTCTCACGGCGGCGGAATTAAGATTCTTCCGTTCGAATTCGTTGCGCTTGAGGCGTGTCTTGAAGCGGCTTGTAGCGTTTTGGAGAATGAAGCGAAGACGTTGGAGCAAGAGGCGCATCCGGCTCTTGATAAATTGACGTCGAAGATTAGTACTCTCAATTTGGAGCGTGTGAGGCAGATTAAGAGTCGTTTGGTTGCGATAACGGGGAGGGTTCAGAAGGTGAGAGATGAATTGGAACAtttgcttgatgatgatgaagatatgGCTGAAATGTATCTTACTGAAAAGATACTTCAACAGCAGATGGAACAAACGTCTTCTGAGGAGGATATTGATGctcatgatgatgataatgacaTTGATAGAGCAGAGGGTGTTGAAATATCTTTGGAAGGGGGGGCAGGTtatgaggatgaggatgaggatggTCAAAATCGAAATGCGGGAGAACATATGTTTGGTGCTACAAACCAGATTGGTAGGGATAGCCGCGCTGGAACTCGGGCGAGCACTACTTATAGTGCCATCACCAATAAGCTTGATGTTGAGGAGCTTGAGATGCTCTTGGAAGCATACTTTGTTCAGATTGATGGAACTCTCAACAAGCTTTCCACG TTGAGGGAGTACGTCGATGACACAGAGGATTACATCAATATTATGCTGGATGACAAGCAGAACCATCTCCTCCAAATGGGAGTCATGTTGACCACGGCAACTCTGGTAGTGAGTGCTTTTGTTGTTGTGGCTGGTGTTTTTGGCATGAATATTCATATTGAGCTGTTTGATGAAAAGTTGTACGGGACGAGAGAGTTTATGTGGACTGTTGGTGGAGGCACTGCTGGAACCATATTCTTGTATGTAGTTGCCATTGCTTGGTGCAAGTATAAACGCTTGCTAGAATAA